CGCGCTGCAAAAACCCAATGCCATCGTTCGCATCCTCCGCATCTTCGTAAAGCCAACAACCTCCGCGAATATAGACGTCACACGGATACGGGTCGAGGCCAGTGACGACCGCGAGCATGTCCTTTAACATTCGGAAGCGCCTGTGCCCTTTCTGCTGGTTAAAAACGTATCGAACTGTTCTTAGCCAGAAGATATCGGATAGGAGGTTGTCAAAACCCAAGCAGGCTGTCTTCACAAGCGCTGGCGACGGGACGAACAGGACGTCGTTTGACACTCGCAGTGCCGCCGAGGCGCTATCGCTCCTGATCGACAGCCACACTACTCCCGCGAACAGCAGCGCAAGATAAAGGGCCAGGCGAGGCCACCTTCTATGAGAGCGAAAACGCATGCCCAAGCCCGACTTTCTTGCGACCTCAAAGATCAATCATTACCCCTGATGCGAACCGGCACGAGTGTCTGGGCGCCATTACGATAGACTAAGAGTATGTGCACGCCGGTCTTGAGCTTTGAGCTGACCTCGTAGAACTGCTTGGCGCTCTTGATGCGCCTCGAGCCGATCTTGAGGACCACATCGCCCTCTTCGATGCCGGCCCTTTGGGCGGAGCTCTTGAACTCTACTTCTACGACAACAACGCCCGCAATGTCCCTGGGCAGTTTGTAGCGCCACACCATTTCGGGAGTAATGTCCTCAACGTTAAGGCCGAGCTCGTATCGTTTTTTCTGTTCCTCTTGTGCGAGAGTCTTGGATGCCGGCTTGGGCGCAAGCTTCACCTTCACGCGCTTGGTCTCGCCGTTCCTAAGTATGGTGAGCGATGCTTTTGTCCCAGGGCGACTGAGACCGACTATCTCCGGCAGCTCGCGGGACGAGCGAATCGTGTGCTCATTGAACATCAAAATCACGTCACCCACCTGCAGACCCGCATCCTCGGCAGGGCTGCCCTTGACGACCTCTGCGACTATTGCACCTTGCCTCTGTTTGAGCCCAAGTGACTCTTGAAAATCGGGCGTTATTGGCTGGATCACGACGCCTATCCAGGCGCGGACAACCTTGCCTTTGTCCTGAAGGGCGGGGAGGATTGCCTTAGCCATATTGATCGGGACGGCGAATCCAATGCCCGTTCTGAGGCCTGCGATCGCCGTGTTTATGCCGATAACCTCGCCCCAGACATTGACTAGTGGCCCGCCGCTGTTGCCGGGGTTTATCTGCGCATCAGTCTGAATGAACTTGTCGTAGTTGCCCATCCCTATCCAGCGGTTCTTGGCGCTCACGACTCCGGCCGTAACCGTGTGATCATACCCGTATGGGTTGCCTATTGCGACGACCCAGTCGCCGACTTGAAGGGCATCTGAATCGCCCAATCTGACCACAGGAAGGTCCTCGCCCGTGTCAATCCTGACCAGGGCCACGTCGGTATCGGGGTCCCTACCAACCACCTTTGCCGGGAACTCCCGCTCGTTAAACAGCCTAACAGTGATCTCGTCCGCCTCCTCTACGACGTGATTGTTCGTCAAAATGAGGCCAGACTTGTCAATAATGAAGCCAGTGCCGCCAGCGGTTTTCCACAACTCCTTCTCCTGACTCTCGGGGGCACGCCGTTGCGGGTTGCTGAAGCCGAATGGGTCCTGGAAGAACCAGAACGGGAACTGCTGCTGCCGAACCTTGACGGCCGTTTTAGCTGTGATAGCTACGACCGCGGGACTTACCTCTTGGGCCACCTCGCGAAATGTCGTGGTAGTTAACGCCTTGCCGCTCGAATCGGAGAGAAGCGGGTCCTCTTTTGCGACCGCGGGTTGGGCAAACGTTGAGCCCATGCTTTCGTTGGGGCCCGGAACCGATAAGTAGCCCAGGGCAAATCCCCCAATCAGAACAGCTATTGAAAGAGCAACAATAGTTAGTTTTCTCATCTGAGTCTCCTGTGTTGATATCGAAGTGTTCTCAAAGCGCTGCCTTCAATACTCTCAACACCGCTTACGGCAGGCGGGTTCCACCCAGCATGATGCGGCTACGCCAAGACGACTTTCGAGACAGGCTCCGCAATAACCTCGCCAATCACTGCAAAAGTCCCGACGTTTGCGGCCTCGAGCTCGGCCAGCAGCGACTCGCAGCGCGGGCCGGAGACCGCTATAAGAAGCCCGCCGGACGTCTGAGGGTCAAACAGAAGTTTCAGGTCGTCCTTCGAGAACTCGCCCTGCACCAAAAGCCGTTCACTGTAGAACTTGCGGTTGCGGAACAGCCCGCCCGGCGCAATCTTGGCCTTTACAAACTCGAGCGCACCTTCAAAAAACGGAATCGATCCAAACTCAAGCCGTATCCCGAACCTCTCGTCGGACATCATCTCGCAGAGGTGCCCAACCAGCCCAAAACCTGTAACATCAGTGCAGGCCGAGGCGCCGACCTTGAGCATCGCCTCGGCGGCCGATTTATTCAGGGTGGCCATCGTCTCTGCCACGGTCTTGGCCTGAGCTTCGCTCGCCGCGCCGCGCTTGACCGCTGTCGAGACAATGCCAGTGCCGATTGGCTTGGTGAGGACGATCTTGTCGCCTATCTGAGCGCTTGAGTTGAACACAATCTTTTCGGGATGCGCAAGACCGGTAACGGCGAGACCATATTTCATCTCGGGATCATCGATCGAGTGGCCTCCCAGGAGAACCGCACCCGCCTCGTGTATCTTGTCGAGGCCGCCCAACACGACAGCGCGGAAGACGCTGATGTCCATCTTAGCGACCGGGAACGCCATGATGTTGAGCGCCGAAAGCGGCCTCGCCCCCATCGCATACAGGTCGCTCAGCGCATTGGCGGCAGCTATCTGGCCGAAAACAAATGGGTCATCGACAATTGGTGTGAAGAAATCGACCGATTGCACAAGGGCCAACTCGTCAGACAATTTATAGACGCCTGCGTCCTCGGCGCGCTCAACCGACGGGCCCGCAATGATGTTCGGGTCCATGATTAGCGGCAGCCCACACAAAGCCTTGTAAAGGTCTCCCGGACCTATTTTCGCAGCTCAGCCTGCGCCGCTGACCGCGGCAGTAAGCCTCAGCTCAATACTTTCGTCTGACATCGTTTATTGTTGGCATCTTGTGCATATCCATCCAGCATGTCGAGATTACACGTCAATCAGGCTAGACCAGACTGGCCATGGCAATACAACACCAAGCGTAGCACTTTCGGCCAGCGTCGATCAAGCGCAAGCAATTGGCCGCAAGGAATCGCCTTCGCTGCGAATGTATCTTGATTGAAGCTGATTAGTGCTTTTGAAATGCTCTCGTCGGCCGTTGTCAAAATGGGCGTCGGTGGGAGCGAACGCCCATGAGTCTGATGTCCGGGGCACCCATTCGGCTTGACAGAATTGAGGGTTTGGGGTTAGATGCTTGCTGTTTACCTGTTCTGCAATAGGATGAGTGCTTAATCTTACAGGATACGGAGGTTCAGACATGGGGTTGTGTATCTACTCGAACGGGGAGTTCCTCACTGACAAGGCGAAGGCCGTAACGTCAATCTACGATCATGGCTTTCTCTACGGGGACGGCATTTTCGAGGGGATTAGAGTCTATAATGGTCTCATATTCATGTTCCCCGAGCACATGAAGCGGCTCTATGACTCGGCTAAGTCGATTGCGCTTAAGATCCCCATGCCGAGGGAGGAGCTCAGCAGAATAACGATAGAGACCGTGAGGCGCACGGGCTATAAGGACGCCTACATAAGGCTTGTGGTCTCGCGCGGTGAGGGGGACCTCGGCCTCGACCCCCGGAAATGCCCCAAGCCCAGCATCTATATCATCGCCGACAGCATCCAGCTTTACCCCGCGGAGAAATACAAGGTTGGACTGAAGGTCATCACGTGCTCAACCAGGCGCAATAGCCCCGACGTCATCTGCCCCCAGATCAAGTCGCTCAACTACCTCAACAACATTTTGGCCAAGATCGAGGTCAACCGGGCTGGGGCGGACGAGGGGATCATGCTGAACCCCAACGGCTACGTCTGCGAGGCGACCGCGGACAACATATTCGTGGTGAAGAACGGGGTGATGTTCACGCCACCGCCTTACGTGGGGGTTCTTCTGGGGATAACGCGCCAGTGCGTTCTGGACATTGCTAAGAAGCTCAACATCGAGGTGATCGAGCGGAACATCGTCATGCACGATGTCTATACTGCTGATGAGGTCTTTTTAACTGGCTCCGCTGCGGAGCTCATCCCGGTTGTGAACGCCGACGACAGGATTATTGACGATGGCAAGCCGGGGCCGATATTCAAGAATCTATTGGCCGAATTTCGGGAGATGACAAAGCACAGGGGCACTCCTGTTTACGATTGAGTGCACCGTAAGGCAGTGGGGCGCTTAGGACACCTCGGCCGGGCACACTTACCTCTGTGGCGCTGCTTTGGGCGGAGTCGTTTTCGGTAGCGAACGCAGAATAGCTCGAGAGAGCGGGCGACGTAGAAGGCCACGAATCAACGCATCTTGCCGGTGCGCAAGCCGTTACTTTGGCAGGGTCTCGCCGGTAGGAAAGAAGGCGTCGTAATAG
The window above is part of the bacterium genome. Proteins encoded here:
- a CDS encoding Do family serine endopeptidase — its product is MRKLTIVALSIAVLIGGFALGYLSVPGPNESMGSTFAQPAVAKEDPLLSDSSGKALTTTTFREVAQEVSPAVVAITAKTAVKVRQQQFPFWFFQDPFGFSNPQRRAPESQEKELWKTAGGTGFIIDKSGLILTNNHVVEEADEITVRLFNEREFPAKVVGRDPDTDVALVRIDTGEDLPVVRLGDSDALQVGDWVVAIGNPYGYDHTVTAGVVSAKNRWIGMGNYDKFIQTDAQINPGNSGGPLVNVWGEVIGINTAIAGLRTGIGFAVPINMAKAILPALQDKGKVVRAWIGVVIQPITPDFQESLGLKQRQGAIVAEVVKGSPAEDAGLQVGDVILMFNEHTIRSSRELPEIVGLSRPGTKASLTILRNGETKRVKVKLAPKPASKTLAQEEQKKRYELGLNVEDITPEMVWRYKLPRDIAGVVVVEVEFKSSAQRAGIEEGDVVLKIGSRRIKSAKQFYEVSSKLKTGVHILLVYRNGAQTLVPVRIRGND
- the ilvE gene encoding branched-chain-amino-acid transaminase — protein: MGLCIYSNGEFLTDKAKAVTSIYDHGFLYGDGIFEGIRVYNGLIFMFPEHMKRLYDSAKSIALKIPMPREELSRITIETVRRTGYKDAYIRLVVSRGEGDLGLDPRKCPKPSIYIIADSIQLYPAEKYKVGLKVITCSTRRNSPDVICPQIKSLNYLNNILAKIEVNRAGADEGIMLNPNGYVCEATADNIFVVKNGVMFTPPPYVGVLLGITRQCVLDIAKKLNIEVIERNIVMHDVYTADEVFLTGSAAELIPVVNADDRIIDDGKPGPIFKNLLAEFREMTKHRGTPVYD
- the selD gene encoding selenide, water dikinase SelD; its protein translation is MSDESIELRLTAAVSGAGUAAKIGPGDLYKALCGLPLIMDPNIIAGPSVERAEDAGVYKLSDELALVQSVDFFTPIVDDPFVFGQIAAANALSDLYAMGARPLSALNIMAFPVAKMDISVFRAVVLGGLDKIHEAGAVLLGGHSIDDPEMKYGLAVTGLAHPEKIVFNSSAQIGDKIVLTKPIGTGIVSTAVKRGAASEAQAKTVAETMATLNKSAAEAMLKVGASACTDVTGFGLVGHLCEMMSDERFGIRLEFGSIPFFEGALEFVKAKIAPGGLFRNRKFYSERLLVQGEFSKDDLKLLFDPQTSGGLLIAVSGPRCESLLAELEAANVGTFAVIGEVIAEPVSKVVLA